CTTATGTCGACCCTCAGGATAAACCCAGGTTTTCAAATTCTCGTGAGATAGCTCTCAAGCGTCTTTTAAATTTAGAGAGGAAATTCAAATTGAATCCTCAGTTTCGGACAGCTTATGTCAATTTCATGGATGACTACCTTAGTTGTGGTCACATGGTGGAAGTTGATCCTCCCTTGTCGTCTGAAGGTCAGTTTTATTACATACCCCACCACGGAATTTTGCGCCCTGACTCCTCCACTACTCCTCTTCGCTGTGTTTTTGACGCTAGCGCCCAGGATTCTTCAGGAAAGTCCTTGAACGATACACTGCTTGCCGGCCCTAAATTGCAAAATAACATATTTGACTTGTTGGCTCGTTTTCGATGGCATGCAGTAGTGTTCACCGGTGACATCAAACAAATGTACCGGCAGTTCCTTGTCGATTTACAGGACTGCGACTATCAGCGCATTTTGTGGCGCCCGTCACCTGATGATCCCGTGAAAGATTATCGTTTGCTCACAGTGACCTATGGTGTGTCCTGTGCTCCATATCAGGCGCTCTGGTGCATATCGAAGTTAGCAAAGGAGTTTTCGTCTCGTGCTCCTCAAGGTGCTGCAGTGTTGGCTAGGGATGCGTATGTCGACGACGTTGTGTCAGGTGCAGACTCTGTCGAGGATGCGTTAGTGTTACGACAACAGTTGGTGGAAATATTATCGTCTGCTCAGCTTCATCTGCGCAAATGGACCTCTAACAGCCCTGAATTTCTAGGAAGTTTGCCTGGTTCAGAGCTGTACTCAGATCAACTTCACAATTTCGAAAACGTCCATGATTTATCGTTAAAAATTCTCGGTTTGTCGTGGCTTCCCAAGGAAGATACTTTCACATTCAAGACCTCCTTGAATGATTGTCGTTGTACGAAGCGATCGATCCTCTCGGACATCGCTCGTATTTTTGATCCTCTGGGTCTATTATCGCCTGTCGTATTTTtcgcaaaatatttaatacaactTCTATGGGTTTCTGGTGTCGACTGGGACAGCGAGGTTCCTATCGCTATCGCTCAAGAATGGCGCAAATTCAAATCGCAATTGGCGGAAATGAGCTCGTTGTCCATTCCCCGTAGAATAATTGTATCTTTCGTATCGTTACAGCTTCACGGGTACTGTGACGCCTCGGAGAAGGGTTACTGTGCTGTCATTTATTGTCGTGTCGTTCAAAATGACGGATCCGTTGTCGTGCGTCTTTGTTGCGCTAAAACGAAAGTGGCCCCACTTCGTAAATGTTCTATCCCGAGATGTGAGCTGTTATCTGCTGTCTTGTTGTCAGATTTGATTGTCTCGTTTGCAGAAGCTCTCAAAGATTTTCACACTTTTGATGATATCCACGCTTGGTCAGATTCTACTGTCGCGCTGACTTGGATTCGTTCGTGTCCATCAAAGTGGAAAACTTTTGTGGCTAATAGGGTTGCGCACATACAAGAGAACGTCCCCCCTGAAAATTGGCACCACGTGTCTGGTTCGGATAATCCAGCGGATTGCGGCTCCCGCGGTTTGTTACCTGCTGATTTAATCCAGAATACGCTATGGTGGGCGGGGCCTACTTGGCTGTCTAATCCTCAAGAATCTTGGCCGCAATCTGAGATCCTTTCTGATCAAGCCGCTTCGAACGAGCAAAAAATCTATAGTTTGTTCACAGACTCTAATATATCGTTGATTGACAACATCTTAAGCAGATTCTCGTCTTTACAACGCATATTGCGTATTTTCGCTTATTGTTTTCGGTTCATGCATAACTTGCAAAAATCATTGTCGAAAATCACAGATCCGAACCTGTCGTCTGAAGAAATTACGAAAGTTCTTCACTTTCTCGTGAAACATGTCCAGGAGCGAGCTTTCGCTTCAGAATTGCGGTGCTTGTTGACAGATAAGTCACCCCACTCTCTATCGAAGCCCATGcggaaattggcgccgtttgtGGATGAGCGTGGAATGCTAAGGGTGGGCGGTCGCCTTTCTAAAGGAGACCTGTCGTTCGATGTGAAACATCCACTATTATTGCCTCGTGATCACAGGTTGACTACGTTGATCATTGAGGATTACCATCACCGGTTTATGCACCCTGGATTGCAAACATTGCAAAATTTATTAGCCCAAGAATTCTGGGTTCTATCGGCAAGAAGGGCTATAAACTCGGTTATTTCATCTTGTATGAAGTGCTTTCGCGCTCGGCCTAAAGTGGCATCTCCTCCAATAATGGGCAACTTACCATCGTTTcgaattaatcaaattaaaccATTTTCGTCAGCGGCAGTAGATTACGCTGGTCCCTTTGATACTTGTTTGGCCCGGGGCCGTGGTCTACGCACATTTAAATCGTATATTTGCGTTTTCGTATGCACTGCCACCAAAGCAGTACATCTTGAGCTGGCCTCAGAGCTCACCACAGAGGCATATCTCGCAGCTCTGCGCCGTTTCATTTCGCGCCGCGGTCGGTGCTCTAGGCTGATCTCGGATCAGGGTAGAAACTTTATTGGCGCATCCAATATGCTCCAAGAATTCATGGCCAAGGCTTCACGTGCAGAACAAATAAATTTCGTTTTTAACCCGCCCGGCAGCCCACATTTCTCGGGGTTAGCCGAGGCTGGTGTAAAGTCAGTAAAGACACATCTCGCTCGCGTCGTGAGCTCTCAGCGCCTTACATTTGAGGAATTCTATACCATTTTGACCCAAATTGAGGCGATGCTGAACTCACGGCCTTTGTCCCCTGTCAGCTCGGACCCAAACGACCTGTCAGTTTTGACCCCCGGACATTTCCTTACTTTGGAGCCGCTCACCATATTGCCTGAAAGCAACATGGTAGATGCGAAATTAGGTCCACTTCAGAGATggaaattattacaaaagatcCATCAAGATTTCTGGCGCAAGTGGCACCTCGAATATTTGCACACATTGCAGCAACGCCACAAATGGTTCGATGGTCAGAAAAACATTGTCGTCGGGACGCTCGTGCTCATTGTCAATGAGCAATGTAGCCCCATGAAGTGGAAAATTGGCCGGGTGGTACAACTCCATCCAGGAAGTGACGGGATTTGTCGAGTTGTCACAGTTCGCACAGAATCGGGCGAACTTAAACGTCCGATAGTTAAACTGTGTCCCTTACCTTTGCAAAACTAGTGTTAATTCACTATCATATAGTcataagtattaattttatcgtagatttagattaaagtaaaaaatatatagtaatagGAAAATAAACCCTGAGCCATATCGATTCTATTTTATCCTCAGTTGACAATAACAGTACAAACTTGTGGAAAATACGTTGTATTTTGGTGGGCGGAAAATGTTAAGGATTgtagtcttaaaataatttcgcctggcaacattatcgttcaaactttaaaaaaaaaaatatattccctTCCCTTCTCGTATCGCAAATGTAACATGTCGGGCGCATCTCGCTGcgctagttattattttcgaatattatcgtctcggttcatctaaaagattcaatttcgtctgtaaactgtgtgtactcattgtggaaggctaatcagttgaagaagcactgctcctgctccgtttcggtgtccacgctggtccaggtaactcggattcaaggtaagtctagacgagccgaaggtctgagaagcctgcgccagcctccaccgagagctgcaccgtcatctacagctcagcaaggtgagtgcttttaccaattgacctagcctgtcctaagttccacggtatatcgtttcgtatctcgtctcgtatttcgtttgaatacagtccacataatttttaaatatcgaagtaaaataatcccattaacatataccaacaatatacataaacgcaatatttcaccgACAAAATAGCAATTTCCTTGTTTTCCATACATCGAAACGGCCTCTAACGTAACGTGGTGACGTTACGATGTGTTCAGCTTtggctttgtatttttaggaatatttttttgtaaatactgtGGCAACACCAAAGTCACGGTTCGAATTTAAATCTTGCTCTGTCATGAGCTGTCAGAGCCAGTATGTCATAGAACTACTACCAGTGCACACCGCCTCTCGCTATTCTCGTTAATATTCTCGCAATTTTGTTAAAAGCACTACTGCCAATCTCTAGACTATCTAAAATCAGTGCTGTGTAGCCGAAGGACGCCGTGCCCATCTGTGCAGTGGAAAAACCTAGGTCTAAGTTGGCCGACTGAAGGTAACGGTTCTGAGCTTACCTCTAGCTTGCGACAAGGGCAGCCCGGACCACCACCAGCAGTCCACAACAGAGACCAA
The sequence above is drawn from the Cydia fagiglandana chromosome 7, ilCydFagi1.1, whole genome shotgun sequence genome and encodes:
- the LOC134665822 gene encoding uncharacterized protein LOC134665822 isoform X1; the encoded protein is MLFHALWSKLDVSSKEAFELQLESNTEIPSYEELISFIEKRSQALENSVGKSLTLSSKPMYSKPVSNKAKPALLVPPVSNCAMCSAPGHKLDNCTKFLELQPLERFAQVKERRLCILCCRPSHSVKHCKSSVTCGICKRRHHTLLHFDKGKELEPTAPPTQVALAVHNANAPSLFSTAIVMIKNKFNNFVPIRMLMDNASACNFVTLKCAQKLGIPIRNNSPTVNGVGLSSTDTFGIVDCEIVPSNGDSSCKFSFEAFVLPKICHDMPPEPLNVSSWRHLKDLDLADPSFHKSGPIDMLVNVNLFAAALQSGVVKGNADEPIAVRTVFGWLVMGECPINVNTSRSRCHKGSEGDTQRCYLVSSLSLDNNIKRFWELESVDPPKNIVLSKSEMSCENQMETSYCRTPEGRMVVPLTYVDPQDKPRFSNSREIALKRLLNLERKFKLNPQFRTAYVNFMDDYLSCGHMVEVDPPLSSEGQFYYIPHHGILRPDSSTTPLRCVFDASAQDSSGKSLNDTLLAGPKLQNNIFDLLARFRWHAVVFTGDIKQMYRQFLVDLQDCDYQRILWRPSPDDPVKDYRLLTVTYGVSCAPYQALWCISKLAKEFSSRAPQGAAVLARDAYVDDVVSGADSVEDALVLRQQLVEILSSAQLHLRKWTSNSPEFLGSLPGSELYSDQLHNFENVHDLSLKILGLSWLPKEDTFTFKTSLNDCRCTKRSILSDIARIFDPLGLLSPVVFFAKYLIQLLWVSGVDWDSEVPIAIAQEWRKFKSQLAEMSSLSIPRRIIVSFVSLQLHGYCDASEKGYCAVIYCRVVQNDGSVVVRLCCAKTKVAPLRKCSIPRCELLSAVLLSDLIVSFAEALKDFHTFDDIHAWSDSTVALTWIRSCPSKWKTFVANRVAHIQENVPPENWHHVSGSDNPADCGSRGLLPADLIQNTLWWAGPTWLSNPQESWPQSEILSDQAASNEQKIYSLFTDSNISLIDNILSRFSSLQRILRIFAYCFRFMHNLQKSLSKITDPNLSSEEITKVLHFLVKHVQERAFASELRCLLTDKSPHSLSKPMRKLAPFVDERGMLRVGGRLSKGDLSFDVKHPLLLPRDHRLTTLIIEDYHHRFMHPGLQTLQNLLAQEFWVLSARRAINSVISSCMKCFRARPKVASPPIMGNLPSFRINQIKPFSSAAVDYAGPFDTCLARGRGLRTFKSYICVFVCTATKAVHLELASELTTEAYLAALRRFISRRGRCSRLISDQGRNFIGASNMLQEFMAKASRAEQINFVFNPPGSPHFSGLAEAGVKSVKTHLARVVSSQRLTFEEFYTILTQIEAMLNSRPLSPVSSDPNDLSVLTPGHFLTLEPLTILPESNMVDAKLGPLQRWKLLQKIHQDFWRKWHLEYLHTLQQRHKWFDGQKNIVVGTLVLIVNEQCSPMKWKIGRVVQLHPGSDGICRVVTVRTESGELKRPIVKLCPLPLQN
- the LOC134665822 gene encoding uncharacterized protein LOC134665822 isoform X2, translating into MYSKPVSNKAKPALLVPPVSNCAMCSAPGHKLDNCTKFLELQPLERFAQVKERRLCILCCRPSHSVKHCKSSVTCGICKRRHHTLLHFDKGKELEPTAPPTQVALAVHNANAPSLFSTAIVMIKNKFNNFVPIRMLMDNASACNFVTLKCAQKLGIPIRNNSPTVNGVGLSSTDTFGIVDCEIVPSNGDSSCKFSFEAFVLPKICHDMPPEPLNVSSWRHLKDLDLADPSFHKSGPIDMLVNVNLFAAALQSGVVKGNADEPIAVRTVFGWLVMGECPINVNTSRSRCHKGSEGDTQRCYLVSSLSLDNNIKRFWELESVDPPKNIVLSKSEMSCENQMETSYCRTPEGRMVVPLTYVDPQDKPRFSNSREIALKRLLNLERKFKLNPQFRTAYVNFMDDYLSCGHMVEVDPPLSSEGQFYYIPHHGILRPDSSTTPLRCVFDASAQDSSGKSLNDTLLAGPKLQNNIFDLLARFRWHAVVFTGDIKQMYRQFLVDLQDCDYQRILWRPSPDDPVKDYRLLTVTYGVSCAPYQALWCISKLAKEFSSRAPQGAAVLARDAYVDDVVSGADSVEDALVLRQQLVEILSSAQLHLRKWTSNSPEFLGSLPGSELYSDQLHNFENVHDLSLKILGLSWLPKEDTFTFKTSLNDCRCTKRSILSDIARIFDPLGLLSPVVFFAKYLIQLLWVSGVDWDSEVPIAIAQEWRKFKSQLAEMSSLSIPRRIIVSFVSLQLHGYCDASEKGYCAVIYCRVVQNDGSVVVRLCCAKTKVAPLRKCSIPRCELLSAVLLSDLIVSFAEALKDFHTFDDIHAWSDSTVALTWIRSCPSKWKTFVANRVAHIQENVPPENWHHVSGSDNPADCGSRGLLPADLIQNTLWWAGPTWLSNPQESWPQSEILSDQAASNEQKIYSLFTDSNISLIDNILSRFSSLQRILRIFAYCFRFMHNLQKSLSKITDPNLSSEEITKVLHFLVKHVQERAFASELRCLLTDKSPHSLSKPMRKLAPFVDERGMLRVGGRLSKGDLSFDVKHPLLLPRDHRLTTLIIEDYHHRFMHPGLQTLQNLLAQEFWVLSARRAINSVISSCMKCFRARPKVASPPIMGNLPSFRINQIKPFSSAAVDYAGPFDTCLARGRGLRTFKSYICVFVCTATKAVHLELASELTTEAYLAALRRFISRRGRCSRLISDQGRNFIGASNMLQEFMAKASRAEQINFVFNPPGSPHFSGLAEAGVKSVKTHLARVVSSQRLTFEEFYTILTQIEAMLNSRPLSPVSSDPNDLSVLTPGHFLTLEPLTILPESNMVDAKLGPLQRWKLLQKIHQDFWRKWHLEYLHTLQQRHKWFDGQKNIVVGTLVLIVNEQCSPMKWKIGRVVQLHPGSDGICRVVTVRTESGELKRPIVKLCPLPLQN